A single region of the Gasterosteus aculeatus chromosome 1, fGasAcu3.hap1.1, whole genome shotgun sequence genome encodes:
- the ubash3bb gene encoding ubiquitin associated and SH3 domain containing Bb isoform X1: MAAKEDLHSRIVPRRLRQNRAGSEASGSDLDVLLSMGFPRPRALKALVSTGGRSVQAACDWLFSHLDDPFLDDPLPREFVLYLRPSGPLQNQLSHFWQQSRVTCGKNKAHNIFAHITLCQFFMCADPQVEALCEALKASVQQWRGRFPSPLPLDLYTSSNFIGLFVEKQAADVLKLFAADFATEASRKAEVHVEPHRKQLHVTLAYNFPANHLPPLKKLAKGIEVKLGCDWLAVLFSRDIRFANHDTLRAVYPYAPQNEDELELAPGDFVFASPLDQGGTSEGWVHGTSLASGLSGLLPENYVGLADESDAWVFHGSHSFFSQGPGDRGAFDGLPDGRRSDRPGDTPTPSVTCHPMQQVLRIGAGSSRQPKRTLFVCRHGERMDVVFGKHWLSLCSDSKGRYVRSNLNMPPCLPLWGGQRDYQMDAPITVFGSTQAQLVGEALLESNAAIDLVYCSPSLRCVQTAQNILKGLQQEGKLRVRVEPGLFEWTKWVSGSSLPAWIPPADLAAAHFSVDATYRPLVAVDSLSASESYESYMRRSHQVTRDILSDRRNAGNHVLIVAHASSLEACTRQLQGRGPQSAKDFIQVVRKIPYLGFCCCEEQADTGVWQLVDPPILPLTHGPNHSFDWRETLQQ; the protein is encoded by the exons ATGGCCGCCAAGGAGGACCTGCACAGCAGAATCGTCCCGCGCAGGCTGCGGCAGAACCGGGCGGGTTCGGAGGCGTCGGGCTCCGACCTGGACGTGCTGCTGTCGATGGGCTTCCCGAGACCGAGGGC ACTGAAGGCTCTGGTGTCCACAGGCGGTCGCAGCGTGCAGGCAGCGTGTGACTG gctCTTCTCCCACCTGGACGACCCCTTCCTGGACGACCCTCTGCCCAGAGAGTTCGTGCTCTACCTGCGGCCCAGCGGACCTCTTCAGAACCAGCTCTCTCATTTCTGGCAGCAGAGCCGGGTCACGTGTGGCAAGAACAAAGCCCACAACATCTTCGCCCACATCACGCTGTGCCAGTTCTTCATG TGTGCGGACCCCCAGGTGGAGGCCCTGTGTGAGGCCCTCAAGGCCTCCGTCCAGCAGTGGCGAGGTCGCTtcccgtctcctctccctctggatCTCTACACCTCCTCCAACTTCATTGGCCTCTTCGTGGAGAAGCAGGCGGCCGACGTCCTCAAGCTTTTTGCAGCCGACTTCGCCACGGAGGCGTCCAGGAAGGCGG AGGTCCACGTGGAGCCTCACAGGAAGCAGCTCCATGTGACTCTGGCCTACAACTTCCCCGCCAATCACCTGCCGCCTCTCAAGAAACTGGCCAAGGGCATCGAGGTCAAGCtgggctgtgattggctggcggtCCTCTTCTCCCGGGACATCCGTTTCGCCAACCACGAC ACCCTGCGGGCCGTGTACCCCTACGCGCCGCAGAATGAGGACGAGCTGGAGCTGGCTCCCGGCGACTTCGTCTTTGCGTCTCCGCTGGACCAGGGCGGGACCAGCGAGGGATGGGTCCACGGGACCTCGCTGGCCTCCGGGCTGTCCGGCCTGCTGCCGGAGAACTACGTGGGCCTCGCCGACGAGTCCGACGCCTGGGTCTTTCACGG CTCCCATTCCTTCTTCAGCCAAGGGCCCGGGGACAGGGGGGCATTTGACGGGCTGCCGGACGGCCGACGCTCCGACAGGCCCGGAGACACGCCCACCCCGAGTGTCACCTGTCATCCGATGCag CAGGTCCTAAGGATCGGCGCCGGTTCGTCCCGGCAGCCCAAACGGACTCTTTTTGTGTGCCGGCACGGTGAGAGGATGGACGTGGTCTTCGGCAAACACTGGCTCTCCCTCTGCTCTGACAGCAAAg GTCGCTACGTCCGCTCCAACTTGAACATGCCGCCCTGCCTGCcgctgtggggggggcagagggactACCAAATGGACGCCCCCATCACCGTTTTTGGGTCCACGCAGGCTCAGCTAGTCG GCGAGGCGCTGCTGGAGAGCAACGCAGCCATCGACCTGGTGTACTGCTCGCCGTCTCTGCGCTGCGTCCAGACGGCGCAGAACATCCTGAAAG GTCTGCAGCAGGAGGGCAAACTGAGGGTGCGAGTGGAGCCGGGGCTCTTTGAGTGGACCAAGTGGGTTTCTGGGAGCTCGCTGCCGGCGTGGATACCGCCCGCCGACCTGGCCGCGGCGCACTTCAGCGTAGATGCAACGTACAG GCCTCTGGTCGCGGTCGACTCGCTCTCGGCGTCCGAGTCGTACGAGAGCTACATGAGGCGGAGCCACCAGGTGACCCGAGACATCCTGTCTGACAGGAGGAACGCAG GAAACCATGTGCTGATCGTGGCCCACGCCTCCTCCTTAGAGGCGTGCACGCGCCAGCTGCAGGGCCGCGGCCCTCAGAGCGCCAAGGACTTCATCCAAGTAGTCCGAAAG ATCCCCTACCTGGGCTTCTGCTGCTGCgaggagcaggcagacacgggGGTGTGGCAGCTGGTcgacccccccatcctccccctcaCACACGGACCGAACCACTCCTTCGACTGGAGGGAGACGCTCCAGCAATGA
- the LOC120825226 gene encoding uncharacterized protein LOC120825226 encodes MSKTTVDVKTERCPIAPDGYIPNSVIRNWWKKEKLLPQTDSWEDYFPRLLLEDEDTVNDQEDLTRYEVVVDKERTWYVTGWETESEDEEAEVQVKERRVLPKESYFGQTKITLQNLQRTSDHDGQINMEPRRREVSDDTRGTLIYISTGCQQNEEERKLHEHVTPPLQHLSEQRTSSLITNKLDMMTSANLVPPEECPVPSVDEVLSKEESRIDSYKPPVEAQNMTPRPLKLSSSTPKNPQPQPDLGPHHLKPPPPASEDPQPPTDLGPHHPKPPASEDPQPPTDLGPHHPKPPPRNPEDPQPPTDLGPHHPKPPASEDPQPPTDLGPHHPKPPPRNPEDPQPQPYLGPSEFSRISDKRFLLASAQHNIIGNQTHAPLDDKVLQLYKEYKAGTKTSLNFGKLSTITEHLLASTSSMVQGNFGALKSDRQKNLYNHLQELKLHKQITPPLQHLSEQRTSTFITNNVTSVSSEPPEESPLLSPEEVLSKQEPRIASYILPKGTPRPLKLSPTPVNPQPQPDLGPCHLKACPTNPEDPQPDLGPCHLKACPTNPEDPQPDLGPCHLKACPTNPEDPQLDLGQPDRRKNLRVPLPGLCFPPSTRGLPVKPSDGRQRVTIVPLILPAEAAAYQRVVQNIRMTDAPDPRLLRFHHVIPLNAQQNIFTLNASGKTPYGRLQFDWARG; translated from the exons ATGTCCAAGACCACCGTTGATGTGAAGACCGAGAGATGCCCCATAGCTCCAGATGGCTACATCCCAAACTCTGTGATCCGCAACTggtggaagaaggagaagcTTCTTCCCCAGACCGACAGCTGGGAGGACTACTTCCCTCGTCTTCTTCTGGAGGACGAAGACACAGTGAACGATCAAGAGGATCTGACCAGATATGAGGTGGTGGTAGATAAAGAAAGGACATGGTACGTGACTGGGTGGGAGACGGAGAGCGAAGATGAGGAAGCAGAGGTGCAGGTAAAGGAGAGAAGAGTCCTCCCCAAGGAGTCCTACTTCGGCCAAACCAAGATCACTCTGCAGAACCTGCAGAGAACATCTGATCACGATGGACAAATAAATATGGAGCCTCGGAGGCGAGAAGTCAGCGACGACACAAGAGGGACGTTGATCTATAT ATCCACCGGCTGTCAACAAAACGAAGAAGAACGGAAGCTTCACGAACACGTCACACCTCCACTCCAACATCTCAGTGAACAGAGAACATCCAGTTTGATAACCAACAAACTGGACATGA TGACTTCGGCAAATTTGGTGCCTCCAGAGGAATGTCCTGTGCCGTCTGTAGATGAGGTCCTTTCAAAGGAAG AATCCAGGATAGACTCATACAAACCACCCGTAGAGGCCCAGAACATGACTCCTCGCCCTCTGAAACTTTCTTCTTCGACGCCAAAAAACCCTCAACCCCAACCCGATCTTGGGCCACATCATCTAAAGCCTCCCCCTCCAGCCTCTGAGGATCCTCAACCACCAACGGACCTTGGGCCACATCATCCAAAGCCTCCAGCCTCTGAGGATCCTCAACCACCAACGGACCTTGGGCCTCATCATCCAAAGCCTCCCCCTCGAAACCCAGAGGATCCTCAACCACCAACGGACCTTGGGCCACATCATCCAAAGCCTCCAGCCTCTGAGGATCCTCAACCACCAACGGACCTTGGGCCTCATCATCCAAAGCCTCCCCCTCGAAACCCAGAGGATCCTCAACCCCAACCGTATCTTGGACCTTCTGAGTTCTCACGAATCAGTGATAAGAGGTTCCTCCTAGCTTCCGCCCAACACAACATTATTGGAAACCAAACACATGCACCCTTGGATGACAAGGTCCTGCAGCTCTACAAGGAATATAAAGCTGGCACCAAAACCTCACTAAACTTTGGAAAACTGTCTACGATCACCGAGCATCTTCTTGCTTCTACGTCCTCCATGGTTCAGGGTAATTTTGGGGCGCTGAAGTCTGATCGGCAGAAGAACCTGTACAATCATCTCCAAGAACTGAAGCTTCATAAACAGATCACACCTCCACTCCAACATCTCAGTGAACAGAGAACATCCACTTTTATAACCAACAACG TGACTTCAGTGAGCTCAGAGCCACCAGAGGAATCTCCTCTGCTGTCTCCGGAGGAGGTTCTTTCAAAGCAAG AACCCAGGATAGCCTCATATATACTACctaaagggacccctcgtcctCTGAAGCTATCTCCAACACCAGTTAACCCTCAACCCCAACCGGACCTTGGACCATGTCATCTGAAAGCTTGCCCTACAAACCCAGAGGATCCTCAACCGGACCTTGGACCATGTCATCTGAAAGCTTGCCCTACAAACCCAGAGGATCCTCAACCGGACCTTGGACCATGTCATCTGAAAGCTTGCCCTACAAACCCAGAGGATCCTCAACTGGACCTTGGACAGCCTGATCGGAGGAAGAACCTGCGCGTTCCTCTCCCCGGCCTCTGCTTTCCACCGTCCACCAGAGGGCTTCCCGTCAAGCCTTCCGATGGCAGACAGCGTGTCACGATCGTCCCGCTGATCTTACCTGCCGAGGCAGCAGCCTACCAGAGGGTGGTGCAGAACATTCGGATGACAGACGCCCCGGACCCTCGGCTGCTTCGGTTCCACCACGTGATCCCGCTGAACGCCCAACAGAACATCTTCACTCTGAATGCCAGTGGCAAGACTCCGTACGGGAGGCTGCAGTTTGACTGGGCGAGGGGATGA
- the ubash3bb gene encoding ubiquitin associated and SH3 domain containing Bb isoform X2 produces MAAKEDLHSRIVPRRLRQNRAGSEASGSDLDVLLSMGFPRPRALKALVSTGGRSVQAACDWLFSHLDDPFLDDPLPREFVLYLRPSGPLQNQLSHFWQQSRVTCGKNKAHNIFAHITLCQFFMCADPQVEALCEALKASVQQWRGRFPSPLPLDLYTSSNFIGLFVEKQAADVLKLFAADFATEASRKAEVHVEPHRKQLHVTLAYNFPANHLPPLKKLAKGIEVKLGCDWLAVLFSRDIRFANHDTLRAVYPYAPQNEDELELAPGDFVFASPLDQGGTSEGWVHGTSLASGLSGLLPENYVGLADESDAWVFHGSHSFFSQGPGDRGAFDGLPDGRRSDRPGDTPTPSVTCHPMQVLRIGAGSSRQPKRTLFVCRHGERMDVVFGKHWLSLCSDSKGRYVRSNLNMPPCLPLWGGQRDYQMDAPITVFGSTQAQLVGEALLESNAAIDLVYCSPSLRCVQTAQNILKGLQQEGKLRVRVEPGLFEWTKWVSGSSLPAWIPPADLAAAHFSVDATYRPLVAVDSLSASESYESYMRRSHQVTRDILSDRRNAGNHVLIVAHASSLEACTRQLQGRGPQSAKDFIQVVRKIPYLGFCCCEEQADTGVWQLVDPPILPLTHGPNHSFDWRETLQQ; encoded by the exons ATGGCCGCCAAGGAGGACCTGCACAGCAGAATCGTCCCGCGCAGGCTGCGGCAGAACCGGGCGGGTTCGGAGGCGTCGGGCTCCGACCTGGACGTGCTGCTGTCGATGGGCTTCCCGAGACCGAGGGC ACTGAAGGCTCTGGTGTCCACAGGCGGTCGCAGCGTGCAGGCAGCGTGTGACTG gctCTTCTCCCACCTGGACGACCCCTTCCTGGACGACCCTCTGCCCAGAGAGTTCGTGCTCTACCTGCGGCCCAGCGGACCTCTTCAGAACCAGCTCTCTCATTTCTGGCAGCAGAGCCGGGTCACGTGTGGCAAGAACAAAGCCCACAACATCTTCGCCCACATCACGCTGTGCCAGTTCTTCATG TGTGCGGACCCCCAGGTGGAGGCCCTGTGTGAGGCCCTCAAGGCCTCCGTCCAGCAGTGGCGAGGTCGCTtcccgtctcctctccctctggatCTCTACACCTCCTCCAACTTCATTGGCCTCTTCGTGGAGAAGCAGGCGGCCGACGTCCTCAAGCTTTTTGCAGCCGACTTCGCCACGGAGGCGTCCAGGAAGGCGG AGGTCCACGTGGAGCCTCACAGGAAGCAGCTCCATGTGACTCTGGCCTACAACTTCCCCGCCAATCACCTGCCGCCTCTCAAGAAACTGGCCAAGGGCATCGAGGTCAAGCtgggctgtgattggctggcggtCCTCTTCTCCCGGGACATCCGTTTCGCCAACCACGAC ACCCTGCGGGCCGTGTACCCCTACGCGCCGCAGAATGAGGACGAGCTGGAGCTGGCTCCCGGCGACTTCGTCTTTGCGTCTCCGCTGGACCAGGGCGGGACCAGCGAGGGATGGGTCCACGGGACCTCGCTGGCCTCCGGGCTGTCCGGCCTGCTGCCGGAGAACTACGTGGGCCTCGCCGACGAGTCCGACGCCTGGGTCTTTCACGG CTCCCATTCCTTCTTCAGCCAAGGGCCCGGGGACAGGGGGGCATTTGACGGGCTGCCGGACGGCCGACGCTCCGACAGGCCCGGAGACACGCCCACCCCGAGTGTCACCTGTCATCCGATGCag GTCCTAAGGATCGGCGCCGGTTCGTCCCGGCAGCCCAAACGGACTCTTTTTGTGTGCCGGCACGGTGAGAGGATGGACGTGGTCTTCGGCAAACACTGGCTCTCCCTCTGCTCTGACAGCAAAg GTCGCTACGTCCGCTCCAACTTGAACATGCCGCCCTGCCTGCcgctgtggggggggcagagggactACCAAATGGACGCCCCCATCACCGTTTTTGGGTCCACGCAGGCTCAGCTAGTCG GCGAGGCGCTGCTGGAGAGCAACGCAGCCATCGACCTGGTGTACTGCTCGCCGTCTCTGCGCTGCGTCCAGACGGCGCAGAACATCCTGAAAG GTCTGCAGCAGGAGGGCAAACTGAGGGTGCGAGTGGAGCCGGGGCTCTTTGAGTGGACCAAGTGGGTTTCTGGGAGCTCGCTGCCGGCGTGGATACCGCCCGCCGACCTGGCCGCGGCGCACTTCAGCGTAGATGCAACGTACAG GCCTCTGGTCGCGGTCGACTCGCTCTCGGCGTCCGAGTCGTACGAGAGCTACATGAGGCGGAGCCACCAGGTGACCCGAGACATCCTGTCTGACAGGAGGAACGCAG GAAACCATGTGCTGATCGTGGCCCACGCCTCCTCCTTAGAGGCGTGCACGCGCCAGCTGCAGGGCCGCGGCCCTCAGAGCGCCAAGGACTTCATCCAAGTAGTCCGAAAG ATCCCCTACCTGGGCTTCTGCTGCTGCgaggagcaggcagacacgggGGTGTGGCAGCTGGTcgacccccccatcctccccctcaCACACGGACCGAACCACTCCTTCGACTGGAGGGAGACGCTCCAGCAATGA
- the gkup gene encoding glucuronokinase with putative uridyl pyrophosphorylase isoform X4, with protein MFWIGGVHWGIRDTSDTNDDTGLYSQLAGVPKALLPGTGGKKILDFWRQLFTEVYLVTNADKYKHFERWATANDFPVENVINDGSTTLEDRLGAVADLELAIRSRRLADDVMVIAGDMLCADQNFDVAQVIRFFRSEPGELIIYYELEESEKSSTRGIVEVCRDTHRINRFFEKPHEGQTTSRLASVVFYCIQRDTLSSLSDFLHLQTRAKDRSFGRFWEWLINEKQLDVFGMKLPTGFQLIGQVGLSDYTRWLTHYSTKQQGAPAKPITCRSFARVGLMGNPSDGFHGKTIAMSICNFWAEVTLVESQTLVLVPHPLNDPTEFGSLQDLFCISRKEGYLGGLRLLQATCKKFYQFCSNQGIALTKQNFTLKYDTNIPRQVGLAGSSAIVSATLKCLMKFYNITDNDLPKSIRANFILNVETEELFITAGLQDRVVQVYEGLVYMDFGKKLMEEQGYGNYVSMDMSGLPPFWLAYLSDPSDSGRIHSNIRQRWLSGEPLVVEAMKTFAELTDQARAALQDRDWRRLAQLMDQNFELRRSVYTDACLGPGNLRMVELARQFGSAVKLPGSGGAVVGLCLDGTRLVEMRAAFQEAGCVFCVIAPYDPSADLGSVGRDHI; from the exons GTACAAGCACTTCGAGCGCTGGGCCACAGCCAACGACTTCCCGGTGGAGAACGTCATCAACGACGGCAGCACCACGCTGGAGGACCGCCTCGGCGCCGTGGCCGACCTGGAGCTCGCCATACGCAGCCGCCGGCTGGCGGACGACGTCATGGTG ATCGCAGGAGACATGCTGTGCGCCGACCAGAACTTTGACGTGGCTCAGGTCATCCGCTTCTTCAGGTCGGAG CCCGGAGAGCTGATCATCTACTACGAGCTGGAGGAAAGCGAGAAGAGCAGCACCAGGGGCATCGTGGAGGTGTGCAGGGACACCCACAG GATAAATCGCTTCTTTGAGAAACCACATGAAGGGCAGACGACGTCCCGGCTCGCCAGCGTGGTGTTCTACTGCATCCAGAGAGACACCTTGTCCTCCCTGTCGGacttcctccacctgcagacCCGAGCCAAGGACCGGTCCTTCGGACGATTCTGG GAGTGGCTCATCAACGAGAAGCAGCTCGATGTGTTTGGGATGAAGCTTCCTACCGGCTTCCAGCTCATTGGACAAGTG GGCCTGTCGGACTACACCAGGTGGCTCACCCACTACTCCACCAAGCAACAGGGCGCTCCTGCCAAACCAATCACCTGCCGATCCTTCGCCAG GGTGGGACTGATGGGGAACCCGTCAGACGGCTTCCACGGCAAAACCATCGCCATGTCCATCTGTAACTTCTGGGCCGAGGTCACTCTGGTGGAGAGCCAGACTTTG GTTCTGGTCCCACATCCGCTCAACGACCCCACCGAGTTCGGAAGCCTGCAGGATCTGTTCTGCATCAGCAGGAAGGAAGG aTACTTGGGAGGTCTGCGGTTGCTGCAGGCCACCTGTAAGAAGTTCTACCAGTTTTGCTCCAACCAAGG CATCGCTTTGACGAAGCAGAACTTCACTCTGAAGTACGACACCAACATTCCTCGTCAAGTG GGCCTCGCTGGAAGCAG CGCCATCGTCTCTGCTACTCTCAAGTGTCTGATGAAGTTCTACAACATCACCGACAAT GATCTTCCAAAGTCGATCCGAGCCAACTTCATCCTCAACGTGGAGACCGAGGAGCTTTTCATCACAGCCGGTCTGCAGGACCGAGTGGTCCAG GTCTACGAAGGGTTGGTCTACATGGACTTCGGCAagaagctgatggaggagcagggcTACG gtaACTATGTTTCCATGGACATGAGCGGGCTGCCACCGTTCTGGTTGGCTTACCTGAGTGACCCCAGCGACTCCGGACGGATCCACAGCAACATCAGGCAGCGTTGGCTCAGTG GAGAACCTCTGGTAGTCGAGGCCATGAAGACCTTCGCAGAGCTCACCGATCAGGCCAG GGCGGCTCTGCAGGACCGGGACTGGCGGCGCCTGGCGCAGCTGATGGACCAGAACTTCGAGCTGCGGAG GTCTGTGTACACCGACGCGTGTCTGGGTCCGGGCAATCTGAGGATGGTTGAGCTGGCGAGGCAG TTTGGCTCGGCGGTGAAGTTGCCGGGCAGCGGGGGGGCCGTGGTGGGCCTGTGCCTGGATGGAACCAGACTG GTGGAGATGAGAGCGGCCTTCCAGGAGGCCGGCTGTGTCTTCTGTGTCATCGCGCCCTACGACCCGTCCGCTGACCTCGGGTCAGTCGGAAGAGATCACATTTGA